In Hydrogenispora ethanolica, the following are encoded in one genomic region:
- a CDS encoding DUF362 domain-containing protein, producing the protein MKLAGGAVLGMAVLKMTGNSAAQVKDALSGGGKSEVFFTDDISVKGLLNIYSKINQGMTGKIGIKLHTGEPHGPNLLPVGLIKGLQATIPNSTIVECNVLYGGPRYQTASHREVIKTNGFDFCPVDIMDEAGDVMLPIPGMKEFLAKGQGYLPGDHLTEVAVGGHLLRYNSLLVYTHFKGHTMGGFGGSLKNIGIGNASGHVGKAMVHGPGWPTGPGFLERMVEAGKATTEHFKGHITYINVLKNMSIDCDCDPNGAPPTCKDIGILGSTDILAIDKASLDLVYNLPGAQKTDLIERIESRSGRHQIEYMKTLGMGNTEYNLIRV; encoded by the coding sequence TTGAAACTTGCCGGTGGGGCGGTGCTGGGAATGGCCGTTTTGAAAATGACTGGCAACAGCGCTGCTCAAGTCAAAGATGCGTTATCCGGTGGCGGCAAATCGGAGGTATTCTTCACCGATGATATCAGCGTGAAGGGTTTGTTGAATATTTATTCAAAGATTAATCAGGGAATGACCGGGAAAATCGGTATCAAGCTCCATACCGGCGAACCCCATGGCCCCAACCTGCTGCCGGTCGGGCTGATCAAAGGCTTGCAGGCGACGATTCCCAACAGTACCATCGTGGAATGCAACGTGCTCTATGGGGGCCCGCGTTATCAAACAGCCAGCCATCGCGAAGTCATCAAGACGAACGGCTTCGATTTCTGTCCCGTCGATATTATGGACGAAGCAGGCGACGTGATGTTGCCGATACCGGGTATGAAAGAATTCCTCGCCAAAGGCCAGGGTTATCTTCCCGGCGATCATCTCACGGAGGTAGCGGTCGGCGGCCATCTGTTGCGTTATAACTCGTTACTGGTTTATACGCACTTTAAAGGCCATACCATGGGCGGTTTCGGCGGATCGTTGAAAAATATCGGCATCGGCAATGCTTCCGGCCATGTCGGCAAGGCGATGGTCCATGGTCCGGGTTGGCCCACCGGTCCGGGTTTTCTTGAAAGAATGGTTGAAGCGGGCAAGGCGACCACCGAGCATTTCAAAGGGCACATTACTTACATCAATGTATTGAAAAATATGTCGATCGATTGTGATTGCGATCCCAACGGCGCCCCGCCAACCTGTAAAGATATCGGTATCCTCGGTTCAACCGATATTCTGGCGATTGACAAAGCATCGCTCGATCTGGTTTATAATCTCCCGGGCGCACAAAAAACCGATCTCATCGAACGGATTGAATCCCGCAGCGGGCGTCATCAAATCGAATATATGAAGACGCTCGGCATGGGCAATACCGAGTATAACCTCATCCGAGTCTAA